A window from Thermostichus vulcanus str. 'Rupite' encodes these proteins:
- a CDS encoding Rpn family recombination-promoting nuclease/putative transposase yields the protein MRTDSIFYQLFQSFPSLLFELLGLDPGLGSQYRFASQEIKETAFRLDGIFLPSQREIPLYLVDSIRLARRSVLHLFMKSLRFWWR from the coding sequence ATGCGAACAGACTCGATTTTCTACCAACTGTTTCAGTCGTTCCCTTCACTTTTGTTTGAACTGTTGGGACTCGATCCTGGTTTGGGATCCCAGTATCGGTTCGCCTCTCAGGAAATCAAAGAGACTGCTTTCCGTTTAGATGGAATCTTTTTACCCAGTCAAAGGGAAATTCCTCTTTATTTGGTAGACTCCATTCGGCTTGCCAGAAGATCGGTGTTACACTTGTTCATGAAGTCTCTCAGGTTTTGGTGGCGCTAG